Proteins found in one Lycium ferocissimum isolate CSIRO_LF1 chromosome 6, AGI_CSIRO_Lferr_CH_V1, whole genome shotgun sequence genomic segment:
- the LOC132060919 gene encoding protein GAST1-like: protein MEKKFSLVLILPLLIMILLVGTHAKNITETPASQPQPPKTSPVNGTTPGSLHPQECLPKCTYRCSKTQYRKPCMFFCQKCCVKCLCVPPGTYGNKQFCPCYNNWKTKRGGPKCP from the exons ATGGAGAAGAAGTTTAGCCTAGTGCTAATTCTCCCTCTTCTGATAATGATTCTTCTTGTCGGAACCCAT GCAAAAAATATAACAGAGACTCCAGCATCTCAGCCTCAACCTCCTAAAACTTCACCAGTG AATGGTACCACTCCTGGTAGTCTCCACCCTCAAG AATGTTTACCAAAGTGCACATATAGATGCTCAAAGACACAATACAGGAAGCCATGCATGTTCTTCTGTCAAAAATGTTGTGTAAAGTGTCTTTGTGTTCCTCCCGGGACTTATGGGAACAAGCAATTCTGCCCTTGTTACAATAATTGGAAGACTAAGAGAGGAGGACCAAAATGCCCCTAA